The DNA region GAAGTTTAAGGTAATTTGCTAATTTTATCGTGCTTGTCGTTTTACCGCCACCTTGCAAACCAACCATTAAAACGATTGTTGGAGGCTTTGAGGAAAATACAAAACCTTGATTTTTACCGCTAATGCTTAAAATTTCTTCTAAATTTTTCTTAATAGCCTCTAAAAACTGCTTTTGTCCTATGCCATTTTTCTTAACATCATCTTCAATTAGGCTTAATAATTCTTTGGTAACTTTATGATGAACATCAGCTTTTAGAAGGGATTTTTTAAGGGTTTCTAAAGCATTTTTTAAGGCTTTTTCATCATCGACAAAACGAAGCTTATTTACAGCACCTTTAAAAGACTCGCTGACAAGTTCAAACACCCCTAAAACCTTTCCTTAATAAAATAAAATCGAAATTATACAAAATTTTTGCTTAAATGGCTTTAAAACTCCAAATTTTTTAGCTCAAAACCAAATTTTGCGAAACTTTCATCTAAATTAGCCTTAAACTCATAGTGTAAAATTTTAAGCTCGTAGCTATGCAAATACATTCTATCTGCTGCTATTTTCCCATACTTTTCATCACCTATAATGGGATGTTTAACAAAAGCAGTATGCACTCTTATTTGATGTGTTCTGCCCGTTTGAATACAAATTTTTGCTAGAGTTCTTTTACCCTGTATCATTAAAGGATTTATAATGCTTAAAGCACTTTGCCCCTCTTTTGCAATTTTGCTAAAGGCGCCATTTTTACCCTTGAGTGTGCGTATAGGCTCATCGACTACAAGCTCCTCAGCCAAAACGCCATCAAGCACAGCTATATAGCTTTTATAAACCCTTTGCTTCCTAAATTCCTCTATACAAAGCTTTTTAAAATCTTCATTTTTACAAAGCAAAATAAGCCCACTTGTTTCTTTATCCAATCTATTCAAAAGTTTAGCCTTAAATTCACTCTCTAGCTCCTCGCTAATGTAAGAATAAGGCTTATTTATTGCTAAAATTTTCTCATCTTCAAACAAAATTTGAGGCTTTTTCATCTTAAGCAAATTAAATTTCGTTCCCTCTTTCATCAAAGCCCTAGCAAGGACAATTTTTTTTCCGCGAGAAAAAACCAAGCCCCTATCTATCAAATCCTTAGCTTCTCTATTTGAAATATTTTCTTGCAAAGCAAGTAATTTATAAGCTTTTTCTTGCATTAAGCCCTTCCTTTATCGCATTTTCTATTATGCTTAAGTCTTTATTTTGCGAGATTCTAGCTTTTTTATTTAAATGATGTATCATAGAATTAAGACTTGTCAAATCCTCACAAAAATTGACATTTTCAACTTCTGCAAATAAATTTTCTTGATTATGGATAAAAATACCTGTAATGAGAACATTATTAAAACTTGCCACCTCAATGGGATTATGCCCCCCAATCCCCTCGACAAAAGAACCACCAAGCACGACCACATCACTAATGGCATAAAAATTAATTAATTCTCCCAAAACATCGAGCAATAAAATTTGTCCCTTAAAATCTTCCCATTTTTTTAAATTTGAAAATTTTTCATAAACATAGTGTTGCAATAAATTTTCGACCTCCAAAAAACGCTCTGGGTGTCTTGGAGCGATGATGAGTTTTTCATCTTTTTGCAAACAAATGGCTCTTAATAAAAGCTCTTCTTCGTTTTGATGTGTGCTAGCAAAAATAATAAGTCTTTCTTTTAATTTAGCATAATGCTTACTAGGCTTAATTTCCAAATTTGCTTTAATGTTCTTAAAAATTTTCACATTTTTAGCGCCTAATTGCTCAAGTCTTTGCTTATCTTTCGCGCTTTGAGCAAAAACCTCGTCAATGTAAAAAAAAATCAAGCGGTAAAAAAAAGCGAAACGCAAATAAGCCTTATAAGAATGATTTGAAATTCTAGCGTTAATCAAAAGCACCCTAGCACCTCTTAATTTCGCCATAAAAACAAGCATTAGCCAGTATTCAGCTTCAAAAATAACTAAAACTTCACAACGCTTAAACCAAAAGGGTAGCCAATTTTCAAAAGCTAAAAAATTCACTTTTTTACAAAATTTTTTAGCCTCTTCAAAACCTGTTTGAGTAATGACGCTTATTCTAGAATCAAATTTTTTACTTAAAATCCCCACACTCCTAACCTCTCCCAAAGAACAAGCGTGAAAATGCACTCTAGCTTTTTGGCAAGAATTTTTATAAAGAAAAAACCTCGCCTTTAAGCTTTTTTTATATTTTGTTTTAAAAAATGAAAGAAAAAATAAAGGGATAGCACCTATAAAAAATGCCACCCAAGTGAGAAAATAGTAGGCAATTATCAATTCTTTTTCGCTTCTTCAAGCTCTTTATATAAAATTCTACCACAATGCGGACAAGTTACTATTTCTTCGCCCTTTATCACAGCCAAATAAGTCTTATCATAAATCTTCATAAAGCATCCATAACAAGCTTGCTTTTTAACAGGCACAACAGCAGTATTTTTCGCCCATTTGCGAATTTTTTCATAAAAGCCAAGCACCTTTTGATTCATCTCGCCTACAAGCTTTGTTTTTTTATTATAAATTATCATTCTTTCTTTTTCAAGGCTTGAAATTTGCACATCAATTTCCTTTTTAATTCCCTCCAAATCCGCTTCTTCTTTGGTTCTACTTTCTAACAATTCCTTCTTAAAATGCTCTTTATTTTCTAAAATTTTATCAAGTCGCACAATCTCACCATTAGCCGCATCAAGCTGCTCTTTAGCGATATCTTCCTCTATTTTAAGGGCGTTCGCTTCTTTTTCTGTCTTAACTGCACCACTTTTTTTACCAAGCTCCTTAATCTTGGCTGAAAATTCCGCTATATGAGCATTATTTTGTGCTTTTTGCGCTTCAATATCCTTAATCTCCTCATCAGCAGCTACAAGTTCCTCGTTCATCTTAGCTATCCTAGCTTCAGCATCTTTTAAAGTTTTGCTTACGCTACTAATTTTAGGCTCGAAACTATCAATTTCTTGGTCTATTTGCGATAAATGAACTAATTGTTCTAAATATTTATTCATTAAATTTTCCTTAAAAGTATTGAAATGGATTTTTTGAAACTGACATTATAACCTTTAGCGGCAAATTTTGCAAGTATTTCGCTAGGCTTTCGTTAAAATAACGCTCGCTTTCATAATGTCCAAGCTCAATCAAGCTTAAATGATTACTTAAAGCCTCAAAAGCTTGATGATACTTAAAATCTCCGCTTAAAAAACAATCCGCTTTTACATTAGGGATTAAATCGCCCCCACTACCCGTACAAATGGCAATTTTCTCAAGTTTTTCCTTGCCACTAAAGCTCATTTTAAGATTTGTTAAATTAAGTCTTTTTTTTACTCTTTCACAAAGCTCATAAAAGCTCAAATTGACATCGACATAAATTAAAAAATCTTCTTGTAAAAATTTTTCAAAACCCAAAATTTCCTTAACAAAATACGCATTAAGGTGGCTTAAATCGTAATTTGTGTGCAAAGAAATGAGAGCGATATTTTTCTTAATCATTTCTTTAAGCAAATTTTTAGGATAAGCCATTTCACTTAAATTACGCAAAGGTTTAAAAATTAAAGGATGATGAGTGATAAAAAGCGAATTTTCCTCCGCATTTTTAATCAAATTTTCATCTACATCAAGACTAAGATAAAGCTTGGAAATATCATCATCTAAATTTCCTAGTAAAAGTCCGCTATTATCCCAGCTAGCCTGCTTTTCAAAAGGGCTAAGCTCATTTAAAAAAGCATAAATTTCACTCAGTTTCATTTAAATTTTTCTTATAAATTTCAGCACAGTGCTTAGAAAGTTCGCGAATTTTAAGCATATAATCTTGTCTTTTTGCGACAGAAATAGCTCCTCTTGCGTCAAGAAGATTAAAGGTGTGAGCTGCTAACATACAATAATCATACGCAGGTAGAGCCAAACCCTGCTCTAGCGTGTTTTTACACTCATTATAAGCATTTTGAAATTGCGAATTTAAAAGCTCTATATTGCTTATTTCAAAATTATATTTGCTATACTCATACTCACTTTGCTTATGCACATCGGCGTATTTAATTAACTCTCCACCAAATTCACTCCACACTATGTCATAAACATTATCGACATTTTGCAAATACATTGCAATTCTTTCAAGCCCATAAGTAATCTCTGCACTCACCAAATCCACAGCAATGCCACCTACTTGCTGAAAATAGGTAAATTGCGTTACCTCCATACCATCAAGCCAAACTTCCCAACCAAGTCCCCACGCTCCAAGGCTTGGGCTTTCCCAGTTGTCCTCCACAAAGCGAATATCGTGGCTTTTTAAGTCAAAGCCTAAATTTTCAAGGCTTTTTAAGTAAAGCTCTTGGATATTATCCGGACTTGGCTTAATTAAAACTTGAAATTGATAATAAGCACCTAAGCGGTTAGGATTTTCTCCATAACGCCCATCTGTTGGTCTTCTACTTGGTGCGACATAAGCACAAGCCCAAGGCTTTTTACCTAAGCTTCTTAAAAAAGTCGCAGGGTGAAAAGTCCCAGCTCCCGCTGGCATATCATAAGGCTGCATAATCGCACAGCCATTTTCCTGCCAAAAATTTTGTAAATTTAGTATCATTTGCGAAAAAGTCATTGTGTATTTTCCTCCTCTTTCGCCTTATCGCTATAAGTTTCTATGGTTTTATTCCACATTAATTTATATTTTCTTTTCATAAATTCCGCTTCTTCTCTAGCGTGTTTTAACTCTTCATTTAAAGTTTCTATAGTCTTTCTATCCGCATCGTAAAGTTCTTGCATAGAATAGAGTGCATCTTTTAAGAATTTATTTTCATTTTTTAAAGCTTCAAGAGTTTCATCTTTTGCGTCTAAAACTTTCTCGTGTAAATTTAAAATCGTTCCTATGGTCTTCTCCACAAAGCTTTCCCCAGCTAAGGTCATAGAATTAACCATAGAATTTTGATTTGCTCCACTAGGCACGACACTGAAAGTGCCTTGATTTGCCTCAATATAAATCACTCCATCTTCTTCTTTAAAATTTAAAGAGCCATTTGCCATCATACCCTTAACGACATCTTCGTTTAAATGCACCAACTTGCAAAATTCATCTAATTCTAAATAAGTTTGCATTTATAAAATCACCTCTACGCTTTTAGAATCCTTGACAAGCTTATCTTCTTTTGTCTTACGCTCCTCTTTTAAAGCTTTTGCCAAATTTTCATCATTAAGAGCTAAAATTTGCACCGCCAAATAAGCCGCATTCATAGCTCCAGCCTTACCTATGGCTAAAGTTCCTACAGGAATTCCACTTGGCATTTGCACGGTGGAAAATAAAGAGTCCATACTTCCCAAATTAGTCCCGCTCATAGGCACTCCTAAAACAGGCTTAGTTGTGTAGGCTGCCACTGCTCCTGCTAAGTGTGCAGCCATACCCGCCGCTGCGATAAAGACCTTAGCACCCTTTTGTTCGGCTTCTTTAATGTAATCTTTTGTTCTTTTTGGGCTTCTATGTGCTGAAGTGATGATAAGCTCATATTTAACTCCAAATTCTTCAAGCACCCTAGCCGCCTCACTCATCACTTCATAATCACTCTTACTTCCCATAAGTATCGCTACAAATTTCATACAATTTCCTTTCTTAAAAAGCTAAATTCTGGCACTAAATTTGGCATTTTAATGGCATTTTCATTACCGCTATGAATTTCTGCATATTCTTTATGATTTTGAGTAAGCATTTTTTTAAATTTCACAAAATACTTTCCCTCTTTTTCATAAATTTGACCTAGTTCGTTATCACAAGGTGTGATTTTAGAAGCTAAAGGGCTTAAAATTTCATAAGCTTCATTTAAAACAACCTTACCTTTACATTTAAAAAACTCTCCATTTTCCGAAAATCCTTGCACTTGATGCGTTCCCTCTTCAATACTTGTGAGATGATTTTGCGTGTCTGTTTTTTCTAAAGGGCGTGAGATAAGATACCCGTCTGTAAAACCTCTATTTTTAAGCGTATGAATTTCTTTTTCGTATTTTAAGGCATTAAATTCACCCCTTAAAGTATCTTCAATCGCCATTTTATAAGTGCGTGTAGTAAGTGCGACATAATATTCACTTTTTGTACGACCCTCTATCTTAAAAGCACTAATGCAATTTTCCTTCATAATTTTTTCTATATAAGAACATAAATTTAAGTCCTTAGAATTAAAGATATGCGTTCCATTTTCATCTTCTTCTAAGCGAAATAAAACGCCGTTTTCTTTATTTTTAGCAAAAAGCTCGTAAGAAAAACGACAATCATTCGCACAAGAGCCACGATTACTCATTCTACCGCTTTGCACAGAGCTAATTAAACATCGTCCAGAATATGCAAAACACATTGAGCCATGCACAAAGGCTTCTAATTCTATATCGCAATTTTGCTTTAAAAGTTTCGCATCATTTAAACCAAGCTCTCTAGCGATAACTACGCGTTTTCCACCCATTTGCTTATAAACTTTAGCGTCTAAATAATTTAAAACATTAGCCTGTGTGGAGATATGCAGAGGAATTTCTGGGGCTAATTCTCTTACCAAAGCCATAGCTCCCACACTTGCCACAATAAAAGCATCAGGACGCATAGCTTTAAGCTTTAAAATATGCCTTTTAAGCCCCTCAATTTGTCCGCTTAAATGGAAGCCATTAAGCGTTACATAAATTTTCTTACCTTTTGCGTGCGTGTAATTAATCGCTTCTTCAAAACTTTCATAATCAAATTCGCGTGCCGTTCTCGAACGCAAGGAAAAATTATTTACTCCCGCATAAACGGCGTCCGCTCCATAAGCAAGGGCGATTTTAAGCTTGGTAAAATTCCCCGCCGGAGCGACAATCTCAGGTATGATCATTTCTGTCCTAAAGATGCAATCAGCGCTTCTATATCATCATTACTCACAACATCAGCTGTGGTATCGCCCTCAATGTGTATAGCGGAACTTACGCGTTTTTTATCGTCAATCTTACCCTCAAATAAAGAACTCATATAGCGACTTAACGCACGCATGACATTAATTACTCTTTCGATTTTTTGCCTATGGATATCTTGATATTGCATAGCATCCATAGCCATCATCACTTCATCTTGCCCACTTTGTAAATTTTCACCTATTTCTTTTGTCTTTTCCTTGATGTCTTGATTAAGCTTTAGAGCTTCACCAAAACTTTCAACATTAGGGAAACGCTCACTTAATTTGCCGAAAATGTCAATATTTTTATCAAAAACATGATTTAATTCATTAAGCAAAGTTTCAGAATCTGCAAAAAAATTACTAATGCTTTCAAGTTTGTCCATCATTTCAGTAGCTTTTTCTTCGCTATCTTTCGTAACATCATCAAGCTGATGAACGACTTTATGTTCGTCATTTGGTGGCGGAGGTGGCCAAAGTATGTTAGGATTTGGCTGATACTCGGTAGATTTCATATTTTCAACTATAGCTCCATTTTCACTAATTTCGCTCTCTTCAGTCACACTAGGCTCTTCGCTCGAATTTGGCGAATCAATATCAACATCGCCGTTCATTAAGGCATCAAGTTCTTCTTGAGTCATTTTTTTCCTTAATATTAAAATTATTTTGAAATTATAATGCAAATAAATTAAAACTAAAAGACAAAAAATAAAATTTTTATGCAAAAATAAAATTTTCAAATTTATAAAAAAAATTATCTTAATTAAAACTGAATTAAAAATTTTATGATACAATTTTATAATTTAATTTTAATTAAGGAGAAAATATGGGCAAATTTGTCAATAATATCGAGGAATTTTTTACTTACTGCAAAGAAAATGAAGTCGCTTTTGTGGATTTTCGTTTCACAGATATTATAGGAGCTTGGCATCATATCACTTACAATTTTCACTCCATTAACGAAGAGACTTTTGAGCTAGGAATTCCCTTTGACGGCAGTTCTTTGGAGGGTTGGCAACCTGTTAATAAATCTGATATGATCTTAAAACCTGACGCTCCAAGCGCCTTTTTAGACCCATTTACAGCAGATCAGACCATTATCGTTTTTTGCGATGTTTATGACATTTACAAAGGACAAATGTATGAAAAATGCCCTCGCTCTATGGCAAAAAAGGCTCTTCAATTTTTACAAGAAAGTGGTGTAGCTGATATGGCTTATTTTGGACCTGAAAATGAATTTTTTATCTTTGATAGTGTCAAAATCGTAGATAATGCAAACTGCTCCAAATATGAAGTTGATACTGAGGAGGGTGAGTGGAACGACAATAAAGAATTTGTCGATAGCTACAATACAGGACATCGTCCAAGAAATAAGGGCGGATATTTTCCAGTCGCACCTATTGACTCTTTAGTTGATATTAGAGCGGAAATGGTGCAAACTCTAGAAAAAGTAGGCATTAAAACCTTTGTGCATCATCACGAAGTCGCACAGGGACAAGCTGAAATAGGCGTTCATTTTGGCACTTTAGTCGAAGCAGCTGACAATGTGCAAATTTACAAATATATCGTTAAAATGGTCGCCCATCTTAATGGTAAAACCGCCACTTTTATGCCAAAACCCCTTTATGGCGATAATGGCAGTGGTATGCATGTGCATATGAGCCTATGGAAAAATGGCGTGAATTTGTTTTATGATAAAGAAGGATACGGCGGACTTAGCCAAGATGCTATCCATTACATAGGAGGAATTCTCAAAAATGCAAGAAGTGTTGCCGCTTTTACAAATCCTAGCTCAAATTCCTACAAAAGGATAGTTCCGGGCTTTGAAGCGCCTTGCATTTTAACCTATTCTTGTCAAAACAGAAGTGCAAGTTGTCGTATCCCCTATGGTATGGGAAAAAATTCTGCACGCGTTGAAATTCGCTTCCCAGATAGCACGGCAAATCCTTATCTAGCTTTCGTTTCGCTTTTGATGGCGGGACTTGATGGTATTAAAAATAAGCATATCCCAGTGGGTCCTATGGAGGAGAATTTGTTCGATTTAACTCTAGATGAAGTGCGTGAAAAAGGTATAGAACAACTTCCTCACACTTTAAGAGGAAGTCTAGAAGCACTTATCCGCTACAATAGCTTTTTAAAACCTGTGATGAGTGATCTTTTTATTGATGATTATCAACATCTCAAATTTGCCACTCAAGTATGGCCTGTGGAAGCACGCCCTACGGCTTATGAATTTAAAACCTGCTATTCTTGTTAAAATTCAATCCCACAAAAGTGGGATTATAAAATCCTTAAAACAAATATCATAGAAAAACTTGAAATTTATAGAAATTCCTTTTTGCAGAGTGCGAGGTATTTTTTAGGATTACTCTCACGCATTAATGCCTCTCTCATACAGACTCCAGCGATATTAATATTTTTAAAAAACTTGATATTTTCAGCATTAATCCCACCTATAGCATAAAGTGGTATAGAGCTAAAGCTCAACAAATCTTTCAAAAGCTCTATTCCATAAGGCTTTAAATTTGGCTTACAAGAACTTTTGAAAATATGTCCCACAAAGGCGTGATTTACCTTATAATTAATCGCTTCCAAAAGCTCCTCTTTACTATGAACGGAAGTGCCTAAAATGTGAAAATATTTTGCTATATTGGACTCTTTTCTAAGTAAGGCTAAGGGGGCTTGGAAATACTTATGCTCTAGCTTTAAGGTGGGTGTTAAATAGCCGTGTAAAAAACAAGTGATTTTATACTTAGTGCAAATTTTTAAAACTTCTTTAGCCAAATCATAGTATTCATACTCACTTAAATCTTTCTCCCTTAGCACAAAAGCGTCTATCTTAGCCTTTGCAAGTTTTTCAACCTGTCTTAGAAAATCATCTTGCACCAAAACTCTATCGCTGATAGCGATGATTTTTCTAACCCACATAAATACTATCACTCATCACGGGCTGAAGGTCAAGTTCTTTAAGCTTTATTCTAATCGCCTCAACGCTTCTATCATCGCTGATTTCAAATTGCTCATCGCCCTTTTTTGTGCCAGAATGCTCCCCTATCCCCACGCTAACTCCCGCACTCATCTTACTCACACCAAGTTTAACAGCCTCATCTCTAAAGCCCATTCTTTCACGACTTGAAAGGCTAATGTGTGCAAAGGGCAAAAAAAGTCTATAAGCACACAAAACCTGTAAAAGTCTTTTTTCGCTTACATCTTTGGGTGAAATTTTAGCATTATTAATAATAGGTCTTAAGCGTGGGATAGAAAGCGAAAATTCAGCGTAGGGGTATTTTTGCTGCAAAAAGTGTGCGTGAAGTGCACAAGCTAATGCGTCTTTTCTAAAATCATCAATCCCAAGCAAAGCCCCAAAAGCCACGCCCCTCATACCAGCCATTAGCGCTCTTTCTTGTCCAAAAAAGCGGTATTTAAATACACTTTTTTCTCCAGCTAAATGAATTTTAGAATATTTAGTTTCATTATAAGTTTCTTGAAAAATCGTTACATAATCGCACCCACTTTTATGCAAAAGGGCATATTCATCAACATTCATAGGGTAAATTTCCACGCCTACGACCTTAAAATATTTTCTTGCTAATTCACACGCTCTAGCGATGTATTCTACACTTGCAAATTCTCTACCCTCACCCGTTAGCATTAAAATTTCTTGCAAGCCGCTTTTAGCTATGGCTTGCATTTCCTCTTCAATTTCTTTTTCGCTTAATTTTGCTCTTGTAATTTTATTGCCCTTTTGAAAGCCACAATACACACATTTAGAATTACAAAAATTTGACAAGTAAAGTGGGGTAAATAAAGAAATATTATTACCAAAATATTTAAGTTTAAGTTTTGAAGCTTTGAAAGCCAAATCCTCTATAAATTCCTCAGCAGCCGTGCTTAAAAGGGCTTTTAAATGCTCTATATTAAGATAAGAAGAATTTAAAGCATTGATGACATCGTTGGTTTGATATTTTGCTTCATCATAGCTTTGCATTTCTTTTATAACTTTATCTAAAATATCGCTTTGAATCACTTGCATATGAGGAAGATAATCCATCATTTTCCTTTTGATTTTTAAGGATTGTAACAAAGAAGGGTTAGTGAAATTTAAATGAGAGAATTTGCCCTCAAAAGAGGGCAGGAGCTTAATGGAGGCATTACATCATACCGCCCATTCCTCCCATACCGCCCATAGCACTCATATCAGGCATAGCAGGTTTATCTTCTTTAATCTCGCTAATTGTCGCTTCAGTCGTTAATAGCATAGAAGCCACAGAAACAGCGTTTAATAGAGCCACTCTTTCCACTTTCACAGGGTCGATAATCCCGGCTTTAAACATATCCACATACTCGCCCTTAGCAGCGTCAAAGCCCGCATTTTCATCGCTTGAATTTTCCACACTATTGACAACTACACCAGCGTCAAAGCCCGCATTTTCTGCGATTTGTCTTAAAGGCGCTCTTAAGGCTCTTTCCACGATAGCCGCACCAATAGCCTCATCACCCTCTAATTTCAACTTAATCTTAGATTTAGCCTTGATAAGTGCCGCACCACCACCGATGACAATACCTTCTTCAACCGCCGCTTTTGTCGCACTTAAAGCATCATCTACGCGGTCTTTTTTCTCTTTCATTTCTGTTTCAGTTGCCGCACCGACTTTAATAAGCGCCACGCCTCCGCTTAATTTCGCAAGTCTTTCTTGTAATTTTTCTCTATCATAATCACTCGTTGTTTCGGCAATTTGTGCCTTGATTTGATTGACTCTTGCATCGATATTTGCTTTATCTCCAGCACCATTAACTATGGTTGTATTATCCTTATCAATAATCACGCTAGAAGCCTGTCCTAAATCCTCTAAAGTCGCACTCTCAAGCGTTCTACCAAGCTCTTCAGCTATCACTTCACCACCTGTTAAAATAGCAATATCTTCAAGCATAGCCTTTCTTCTATCACCAAAGCCCGGCGCCTTAACAGCAGAGATATTTAAAACTCCCCTTAATTTATTCACAACCAAAGTTGCTAAAGCCTCACCCTCAATATCTTCAGCAATGATTAAAAGCGGTTTTCCTGTCTTTTGAATTTGCTCTAAAATAGGCAATAAATCTTTTAAACTTGTGATTTTTTTATCAAAAAGCAAAATGTAAGGATTTGAAAGCTCGACTATCATTTTATCCGCATTAGTGATAAAATAAGGGCTTAGATAGCCTCTGTCAAATTGCATACCCTCAACCACGCTTAATTCATCATTAATAGACTTTGCCTCTTCCACCGTGATAACGCCGTCTTTTCCAACTCTCTCCATAGCATCAGCTATTAAAGCACCGATTTTTTCATCAGAATTTGCTGAAATTGTCGCCACTTGAGCGATTTCTTTTTTATCTTTAACTTCCCTTGAAAGCTTTTTAAGCTCATCAACAATAGCCTCACAAGCTTTATCCATACCTCTTTTAACCTCGATAGGATTCGCTCCTGCTGTGATATTTCTTAAGCCTTCTTTAAAAATAGCGTGTGCCAAAACGGTCGCTGTTGTCGTGCCATCACCTGCTTGGTCGGCTGTTTTACTTGCCACTTCACGCACTAAAGAAGCACCCATATTTTCAAGATTTTCTTTAAGCTCAACTTCCTTAGCCACACTCACGCCGTCTTTTGTAATGCTTGGTGCGCCAAAGCTTTTTTGAATTAAAACATTTCTACCTCTTGGTCCCATTGTAACCTTTACGGCGTCATTGAGCTTTTTAACGCCTTCATAAAGCTTATTTCTCGCTTCATCTGAAAAAATAATTTCTTTTGCCATTTTTTACTCCTTATTTTAAAATTCCTAAAACATCATCTAAATTCAAAACTAAATATTCACCATCATTAAGTTTAACCTCTGTGCCACCATACTTGGCAAATACGATTTTATCGCCACTTGTTATATCGCTTACTTCTTTACTTACTGCGACAACTTCTCCTATCAAAGGTTTTTCTTTAGCATTATCTGGTATAATAATGCCTGAAGCGGTAGTTTTAGTTTCTTCAACTCGTTTAACTAAAACGCGTTTTCCTAAAGGTTGAAAGTTCATTTTGTCCATCCTTAAAATATTGATTTTTAGCACTCTTTAATTTTGAGTGATGAAATCATACTAAAAAAAATGAATTTTGTCAATACTTTGAATAAAAATATTTATAAAACTTTAGTTTAATTGACTAAAGATAATTTATAAAATAAACTAAAGGATAAGAAATGAAAAAGGTTCTTTACGCACTTTTAGCTCTTTTTTTGGTGCTTTTTGTCGCTATTTATGGTTTAACTTTTAGTTCTTTTGGTAATCGTTTGGTTGCTAATTTTGCTCAAACTAAAGCTAAAGAACTTTCTGGGCTCGATTTAAACATCTCTCATTTTAGCTTAAGTCCCTCTTATTTGGAGTTAGAAGCAAATTTAAATCAAATCGCTCAACTTAAAATCGAAGGGAATTTAAGCCTCTTAAGTCTTGGTTTTGAGCTTGATTATGCTCTGTCTTTAAATAAAAATCTCGCCAAAACACTCAATCTAAATTTAAAAGAAAATTTAGAGCTAAATGGCGATATAATAGGCTCTATCAAAGATTTTAATGCAAAAGGAAAAGGAGAGGTATTTGGCTCAAAATTAAATTTTGACACAAGGATTTATCATTTTTCTCCTATCGCTCTTAATTTAGACGCTAAAAATTTAAAAATTGAAGAGCTTTTAAGCTTCTTAAATCAAGCTCC from Campylobacter upsaliensis includes:
- a CDS encoding pseudouridine synthase family protein — translated: MQEKAYKLLALQENISNREAKDLIDRGLVFSRGKKIVLARALMKEGTKFNLLKMKKPQILFEDEKILAINKPYSYISEELESEFKAKLLNRLDKETSGLILLCKNEDFKKLCIEEFRKQRVYKSYIAVLDGVLAEELVVDEPIRTLKGKNGAFSKIAKEGQSALSIINPLMIQGKRTLAKICIQTGRTHQIRVHTAFVKHPIIGDEKYGKIAADRMYLHSYELKILHYEFKANLDESFAKFGFELKNLEF
- the waaA gene encoding lipid IV(A) 3-deoxy-D-manno-octulosonic acid transferase encodes the protein MIIAYYFLTWVAFFIGAIPLFFLSFFKTKYKKSLKARFFLYKNSCQKARVHFHACSLGEVRSVGILSKKFDSRISVITQTGFEEAKKFCKKVNFLAFENWLPFWFKRCEVLVIFEAEYWLMLVFMAKLRGARVLLINARISNHSYKAYLRFAFFYRLIFFYIDEVFAQSAKDKQRLEQLGAKNVKIFKNIKANLEIKPSKHYAKLKERLIIFASTHQNEEELLLRAICLQKDEKLIIAPRHPERFLEVENLLQHYVYEKFSNLKKWEDFKGQILLLDVLGELINFYAISDVVVLGGSFVEGIGGHNPIEVASFNNVLITGIFIHNQENLFAEVENVNFCEDLTSLNSMIHHLNKKARISQNKDLSIIENAIKEGLNARKSL
- a CDS encoding zinc ribbon domain-containing protein, yielding MNKYLEQLVHLSQIDQEIDSFEPKISSVSKTLKDAEARIAKMNEELVAADEEIKDIEAQKAQNNAHIAEFSAKIKELGKKSGAVKTEKEANALKIEEDIAKEQLDAANGEIVRLDKILENKEHFKKELLESRTKEEADLEGIKKEIDVQISSLEKERMIIYNKKTKLVGEMNQKVLGFYEKIRKWAKNTAVVPVKKQACYGCFMKIYDKTYLAVIKGEEIVTCPHCGRILYKELEEAKKN
- a CDS encoding Nif3-like dinuclear metal center hexameric protein: MKLSEIYAFLNELSPFEKQASWDNSGLLLGNLDDDISKLYLSLDVDENLIKNAEENSLFITHHPLIFKPLRNLSEMAYPKNLLKEMIKKNIALISLHTNYDLSHLNAYFVKEILGFEKFLQEDFLIYVDVNLSFYELCERVKKRLNLTNLKMSFSGKEKLEKIAICTGSGGDLIPNVKADCFLSGDFKYHQAFEALSNHLSLIELGHYESERYFNESLAKYLQNLPLKVIMSVSKNPFQYF
- the glyQ gene encoding glycine--tRNA ligase subunit alpha → MTFSQMILNLQNFWQENGCAIMQPYDMPAGAGTFHPATFLRSLGKKPWACAYVAPSRRPTDGRYGENPNRLGAYYQFQVLIKPSPDNIQELYLKSLENLGFDLKSHDIRFVEDNWESPSLGAWGLGWEVWLDGMEVTQFTYFQQVGGIAVDLVSAEITYGLERIAMYLQNVDNVYDIVWSEFGGELIKYADVHKQSEYEYSKYNFEISNIELLNSQFQNAYNECKNTLEQGLALPAYDYCMLAAHTFNLLDARGAISVAKRQDYMLKIRELSKHCAEIYKKNLNETE
- a CDS encoding DUF3972 domain-containing protein: MQTYLELDEFCKLVHLNEDVVKGMMANGSLNFKEEDGVIYIEANQGTFSVVPSGANQNSMVNSMTLAGESFVEKTIGTILNLHEKVLDAKDETLEALKNENKFLKDALYSMQELYDADRKTIETLNEELKHAREEAEFMKRKYKLMWNKTIETYSDKAKEEENTQ
- the purE gene encoding 5-(carboxyamino)imidazole ribonucleotide mutase; the protein is MKFVAILMGSKSDYEVMSEAARVLEEFGVKYELIITSAHRSPKRTKDYIKEAEQKGAKVFIAAAGMAAHLAGAVAAYTTKPVLGVPMSGTNLGSMDSLFSTVQMPSGIPVGTLAIGKAGAMNAAYLAVQILALNDENLAKALKEERKTKEDKLVKDSKSVEVIL